In Chloroflexota bacterium, the genomic stretch AACGCGCTCATCGCCACGGGGCAGTATTGGCGGCTGTTTACCGCCAACTTCCTGCACGTCAGCCTGTTTCACCTGCTGTTTAACAGCTATGCGTTGTGGCAGCTGGGCAACGAGGTCGAACGGATCTACGGCCGATGGCGGTTCCTGGCGATCTATCTCCTGTCCGGGCTGTACGGGGCCGTGGCCAGCTATGCGTTGGGCTCGTACCTCTCGGCCGGGGCCTCCGGGGCCATCTTCGGCCTGGTGGGAACGCTGGTGGCCTATCTCCTCTTCCACCGGGAGCTCTTTGGGAAGCGCGGCCGGGCATATCTGAACAACATGCTCTTCATCGTGGCGGTGAACCTGTTCATCGGGGTCAGCACGCCCGGCATCGACAACTGGGGGCACATCGGTGGGCTGGTGGCCGGGTTCCTGCTGGGGCTGGCGTTGGCGCCGATCTACCGGCTGCCCGCCGACCGGTGGTATCAGGAAGGTCCCGTCACCCTGGTAGATGTGGGATCGGCGCGCCGGCGCTTCCTGGCGATCGGCCTCGCCGTGATCCTGTTGATCGCCTTGGTGGCGGCCATCACGGCCTGGCAGCGGAACACGGCGACCGTGATGGTGCTGCGCGCGGAGCAGGCGATCGAGGCGAATGACTGGGAGGCCGCCGAGCAGATGCTCCAGCGCATCGTTCAACAGGAGCCGGACCAAGCGGAGGCGCATTTCTATCTGGGAGTCGTGCAGGCTCATCAGGGACGGATCTCGGAGGCGGCGCGTCACTGGGAGCGGGCGGCCGCCCTCGATCCCACCGAGCCCAACACCGCCTGGAACCTGGCGCTGGCTTATCGAACGCTGGGGCAGCGTGAGAAGGCGATCGAACAGCTGCAGCGATATCTGTCCCTGGTGGACAACGGGCCGGAGGCCGAGCGGGCTCGGGAGCTACTCACTCAGCTGCAGCAGGGCTCCTGAACATCGTGGGCAGGTAGGTCCGCCGCGCGGCCACCGTGATCTGGGCTGGCGGGGACCACGCCCCGACCCGTCCGGCCAGATCGCGTGCCCGCACGCGAAACTCGTAC encodes the following:
- a CDS encoding rhomboid family intramembrane serine protease; the encoded protein is MSTLSTGEQSRPAEARPVASPVVLPLSRPLWSPILLAVNVIIWLVMMVISARQAGGLLSVGLDVSSQVLVMFGAKVNALIATGQYWRLFTANFLHVSLFHLLFNSYALWQLGNEVERIYGRWRFLAIYLLSGLYGAVASYALGSYLSAGASGAIFGLVGTLVAYLLFHRELFGKRGRAYLNNMLFIVAVNLFIGVSTPGIDNWGHIGGLVAGFLLGLALAPIYRLPADRWYQEGPVTLVDVGSARRRFLAIGLAVILLIALVAAITAWQRNTATVMVLRAEQAIEANDWEAAEQMLQRIVQQEPDQAEAHFYLGVVQAHQGRISEAARHWERAAALDPTEPNTAWNLALAYRTLGQREKAIEQLQRYLSLVDNGPEAERARELLTQLQQGS